A region of Leishmania infantum JPCM5 genome chromosome 31 DNA encodes the following proteins:
- the putative ABCC6 gene encoding ATP-binding cassette protein subfamily C, member 6, which produces MPAYSVSGQLARASATPHPPVHPTVLTPVYHQSSHPRPPPRGLRDLFGEEPAYEKQPEDRAGWLLGTFFHTWLGDLMQRAAREELTMDGLPRPMREYRAYNAGVALSAELQRQRARRHAWDGYVGARVGVRWDDASDGVLRWVGAVQQYGTPGRLYAGVEWRVAPSQRRGCCVRRCMGWLLCRGCSAPVPEQGPGAHHRGEVDGEHLFDPVDENTVLTCERVDDVVFRPLDRYPAGAVPPPGFSTEDAKMCEAPQVESVLYAVFYCFRKPLLWLLPLRFVVELSALLTPMARKWYVGYLAPPVAPQATTKVPPPPIFHAFCSVAVVFCVSLVNSVTTAKYEQLCRRYAFAARSALSSCIAAKCLLISEKSVQRPELNAGRIVNLVASDVEVLVSAFQGLWMIVTIPVLLVATVCLLYRTMGFSALVGVGLMMLIAPLQILATIMSSRCSYALALATDERLRTTNEFLSGIRAIKFMGFERHFQRLITEKRDAELAALRRFQIATTGTMFATSLTPILTLASTFITYALTGHAMSPHVVYPVISLLQLIHTPQQTMFSFLVVYAQFFVSMKRLTSFLAADDAQARDILEAALASKEGDDAAAVLRNATVSSYKAVPLPPASSREGGGGDTHYELRAKTLLADVDLRVPRGRLTVVLGPTGSGKSTLLDALIGALAVTRGRVACSRSVAYVPQQPWTMNATLRDNVIFFGAPDAAAFERAVRSSQLASDLALLADGAETEIGENGINLSGGQKARVSLARAVYADRDVYLLDDPLSALDAQVGERVMRECVCGALAGKTRVLATHQVSAAAYADLVVLLEEGRVAFQGNYAAYCEYARQQGCTEEMAETVDNCFASETVDKRAAASRICAVLSQAMSMKSCDTADRSAAASKQRCDVEGAGNLEQQQEEPRLLDDAAELAEAVEVFAEPTDNREEKASGAVTWSMYRRYIHAAGGMHVFCGATAVFLLTEVAQQLPTIWLSLWSSGALEGVSNNGCIVVFTIFALSTVFVIPVRVIFVFNGLRDAARGLHSGLLSSLVVATLNFYETTPLGRLTNRLSRDMREIDAALPTYVISAAVHGSFILGYLLMLTVSQPFTVFLLVPCILVYGHIFVFFCAANREMQRLLNISNSPVFSILNEVLTGRWLISTYGRENAVVARALQGLDSVFACAYMKAVGTVWVTVRVELLGNASVCVLALLGVLSTHIPSVPINAAILALCFINATSLSQKLSSLIGVGATVEASMNCVERVLYYTDNAPAEELCDENENVHPPKNVFTPAVVDAIELSPDDASAATAPAGSLVLEHVDMRYRPGLPLVLRDVCFAVAPGQKVGVVGRTGSGKSTLLLAFLRLVEVCGGRMLVCGRDARDYGVRELRRLFSTIPQDPLLFEGTVRSNVDPFGCCGDAAVWRALRQVGMEERVRGEAGGLDGRVQEGGANYSVGQRQLLCLARALLKRGSAFLLMDEATANVDPALDRQIQRTVQHTFRDYTVVTIAHRLHTVAACDVILVMDQGRVLEFGSPRDLLSRGDSVFSVLVCSLSKGSRKAFYRALKEGVAG; this is translated from the coding sequence ATGCCCGCATATTCCGTGTCAGGCCAACTTGCGCGCGCAAGCGCCACACCTCACCCGCCTGTCCACCCGACGGTGCTGACACCGGTGTATCATCAGTCGTCCCATCCCCGACCTCCACCACGGGGACTTAGAGACCTCTTTGGTGAAGAGCCCGCATATGAGAAGCAGCCGGAGGACCGTGCCGGCTGGCTACTCGGGACGTTTTTTCATACGTGGCTTGGCGACCTCAtgcagcgcgcggcgcgagagGAGCTGACCATGGATGGGCTGCCGCGCCCGATGCGCGAGTACCGCGCCTACAACGCTGGCGTCGCGCTgtcggcggagctgcagcgccagcgagcGCGCCGCCATGCGTGGGACGGCTacgtcggcgcgcgcgtcggcgtgcgctgggacgacgccagcgacggcgtgctgcgctgggtgggcgcggtgcagcagtacGGCACGCCGGGGCGGCTGTACGCGGGCGTGGAGTGGCGCGTGGCCCCgtcgcagcgccgtggctgctgcgttCGGCGCTGCATGGggtggctgctgtgccgcggATGCAGCGCCCCTGTCCCGGAGCAGGGTCCCGGCGCGCATCACCGCGGCGAGGTGGATGGCGAGCACCTGTTCGACCCCGTGGACGAGAACACGGTGCTGACGTGCGAGCGAGTCGATGATGTTGTGTTTCGCCCCCTCGACCGCTACCCGGCAGGCGCAGTACCGCCGCCAGGTTTCTCCACGGAAGATGCGAAAATGTGCGAAGCCCCCCAAGTGGAATCAGTATTGTATGCTGTGTTCTACTGCTTCCGCAAGCCGCttctgtggctgctgccgttgcgctTCGTCGTCGAACTGAGTGCACTGCTGACACCGATGGCGCGGAAGTGGTACGTGGGGTATCTGGCGCCCCCAGTGGCTCCTCAGGCCACGAcgaaggtgccgccgccgccgattTTCCACGCATTCTGCAGCGTTGCGGTTGTCTTCTGTGTCTCGCTTGTGAACAGCGTAACAACAGCCAAGTATGAGCAGCTGTGCAGACGATACGCATTCGCCGCTCGCTCCGCGCTTTCTTCTTGCATCGCTGCCAAGTGCCTTCTCATCTCCGAGAAGTCTGTACAGCGACCCGAGCTGAACGCGGGGCGCATTGTCAACCTCGTCGCATCCGATGTGGAGGTTCTCGTGAGTGCCTTTCAGGGACTGTGGATGATTGTCACCATTCCTGTGTTGCTCGTCGCCACTGTCTGTCTCCTCTACCGAACCATGGGTTTCAGCGCGCTTGTCGGCGTGGGCCTGATGATGCTGATAGCTCCGCTGCAAATTCTCGCTACGATCATGTCATCCAGGTGCTCGTACGCGCTCGCATTGGCAACTGACGAACGACTCCGCACTACGAACGAGTTCCTCTCCGGCATCCGCGCCATCAAGTTCATGGGATTCGAGCGCCACTTCCAGCGATTAATAACCGAGAAACGAGATGCCGAGCTGGCGGCACTCCGTCGTTTTCAAATTGCCACCACGGGTACGATGTTTGCAACGAGCCTCACTCCGATCTTGACGCTGGCGTCCACCTTTATTACATACGCCCTCACCGGTCACGCGATGTCTCCCCATGTCGTGTACCCGGTTATCTCCCTCCTGCAGCTCATCCACACACCGCAGCAGACAATGTTCTCGTTTCTCGTCGTCTATGCGCAGTTCTTTGTGTCCATGAAGCGTCTCACCTCCTTCCTTGCCGCTGAcgacgcgcaggcacgcgaCATCCttgaggcggcgctggcgtcgaaggagggcgacgacgcggccgccgtgctgcgcaaCGCGACGGTGAGCTCCTACAaggctgtgccgctgcccccggccagcagccgcgagggcggcggtggggacACGCACTacgagctgcgcgccaagacgctgctggcggatGTGGACctgcgcgtgccgcgcgggcggctgacggtggtgctgggaccgacgggcagcggcaagTCCACGCTGCTGGACGCACTGAtcggcgcgctggcggtgacGCGCGGCCGCGTGgcgtgctcgcgcagcgtggcctacgtgccgcagcagccgtggacCATGAACGCAACGCTGCGCGACAACGTCATCTTCTTCGGCGCGCCGGACGCGGCGGCCTTCGAGcgcgcggtgcgcagcagccagctGGCCTCGGacctggcgctgctggcggacggcgcggagACGGAGATCGGCGAGAACGGCATCAACCTGAGCGGCGGGCAGAAGGCGCGCGTGAGTCTAGCGCGCGCCGTGTACGCGGACCGCGACGTGTACTTGCTGGACGACCCGCTGTCGGCACTGGACGCGCAGGTGGGCGAGCGCGTGatgcgcgagtgcgtgtgcggcgcgctgGCCGGCAAGACGCGCGTGCTGGCCACTCACCaggtcagcgccgccgcctacGCGGACCTGgttgtgctgctggaggagggccgcgTCGCCTTTCAGGGCAACTACGCCGCTTACTGCGAGTACGCCCGGCAGCAAGGCTGTACAGAAGAGATGGCAGAGACAGTGGATAACTGCTTCGCTAGCGAGACGGTGGACAAGCGTGCCGCGGCCTCTCGAATATGTGCCGTGCTCTCGCAAGCGATGTCCATGAAGAGCTGCGACACCGCTGACAGATCAGCCGCGGCCAGCAAGCAACGGTGTGACGTTGAGGGGGCTGGTAATCTTGAGCAGCAACAGGAAGAACCCAGGCTTCTCGACGATGCGGCGGAACTGGCAGAGGCTGTCGAGGTGTTTGCGGAACCGACTGACAacagagaggagaaggcTAGCGGGGCCGTTACGTGGAGTATGTATCGCCGGTACATCCATGCTGCCGGTGGCATGCACGTCTTCTGCGGTGCCACGGCCGTGTTTTTGCTCACGGAAgtggcacagcagctgccaaCTAtttggctctctctctggtcCTCTGGCGCCCTCGAGGGTGTGTCCAACAACGGCTGCATCGTTGTCTTCACCATATTTGCCCTGAGCACCGTCTTTGTAATCCCCGTCCGGGTTATCTTCGTGTTCAATGGGCTGCGAGATGCTGCACGTGGGCTTCACTCAGGTCTTCTCAGCTCCCTCGTTGTGGCCACGCTCAACTTCTACGAAACGACCCCACTCGGGCGTCTCACCAATCGTCTGTCACGAGACATGAGGGAAATCGATGCTGCACTGCCCACCTACGTCATCTCTGCAGCCGTGCATGGTAGCTTCATCCTTGGCTACCTGCTCATGCTCACCGTTTCGCAGCCGTTTACCGTTTTCCTGCTGGTGCCGTGCATTTTGGTGTACGGCCACATCTTTGTCTTCTTCTGCGCTGCCAACCGCGAGatgcagcgcctgctcaaCATCTCCAACTCGCCCGTCTTCTCGATCCTGAACGAGGTACTCACAGGACGCTGGCTCATCTCCACCTACGGCCGCGAGAACGCTGTCGTGGCACGTGCACTGCAAGGTCTCGATAGCGTCTTTGCCTGTGCCTACATGAAGGCTGTCGGTACGGTGTGGGTCACGGTGCGCGTGGAGCTGCTCGGAAACGCATCCGTCTGTGTGCTAGCGCTACTCGGTGTCCTCTCAACACACATCCCGTCGGTGCCCATCAATGCCGCCATTTTGGCCTTGTGTTTCATCAACGCCACTTCCCTCAGCCAAAAGCTTTCCAGCCTGATTGGTGTCGGTGCAACGGTGGAGGCGTCCATGAACTGCGTGGAGCGCGTGCTGTACTACACGGATAACGCGCCAGCTGAAGAGCTCTGCGACGAAAATGAGAACGTACACCCGCCCAAAAATGTCTTCACACCTGCCGTGGTAGACGCGATAGAGCTATCTCCCGACGATGCCTCCGCTGCTACAGCGCCTGCGGGGTCGCTTGTGCTGGAGCACGTGGACATGCGGTACCGGCcggggctgccgctggtgctgcgcgacgtgtgcttcgcggtggcgccggggCAGAAGGTGGGCGTTGTGGGGCGCACCGGTAGCGGGaagtcgacgctgctgctggccttCCTGCGGCTGGTGGAggtgtgcggcggccgcatGCTCGTGTGCGGGCGCGACGCGCGCGACTACGGcgtgcgcgagctgcgccggctcTTCTCGACGATCCCGCAGGACCCGCTGCTGTTCGAGggcacggtgcgcagcaaCGTGGACCCCtttggctgctgcggcgacgcggcggtgtggcgcgcgctgcggcaggtggggatggaggagcgcgtgcgcggcgaggcgggcgggcTGGACGGGCGCGTGCAGGAGGGCGGCGCAAACTACAGCGTGggccagcgccagctgctgtgcctggcgcgcgcgctgctcaagcgcggcagcgccttccTGCTCATGGACGAGGCAACCGCAAACGTCGACCCCGCGCTCGACCGCCAGATCCAGCGCACGGTGCAGCACACCTTTCGCGACTACACCGTCGTCACCAtcgcgcaccgcctgcacaccgtcgccgcctgcgacgtcatcctcgtcatGGACCAGGGCCGCGTTCTCGAGTTCGGCTCGCCGCGCGATCTTCTTTCGCGCGGGGACTCTGTGTTTAGCGTTCTCGTCTGCTCGCTGAGTAAAGGTTCTCGAAAGGCGTTTTACAGGGCCCTGAAGGAAGGCGTCGCTGGGTGA